A stretch of the Rosa rugosa chromosome 5, drRosRugo1.1, whole genome shotgun sequence genome encodes the following:
- the LOC133710485 gene encoding thermospermine synthase ACAULIS5-like has translation MGDISYSNGNGNGVNGNGNGYVVNGIGNGVNGTENGVNGKFHPVLNGYRKSCWYEEEIEENLRWSFALNSILHTGATPFQDIALLDTKPFGKALVIDGKLQSAETDEFIYHECLCHPALLHHPNPTNIFIMGGGEGSTARELLRHKTVEKVVMCDIDEEVVEFCKSFLDVNREAFCDARLKLIINDARAELEHTENHYDVIIGDLADPIEGGPCYKLYTKSFYELIVKPRLTKDGIFVTQAGPAGIFSHTEVFSCIYNTLRQVFKYVVPYSAHIPSYADTWGWIMASDTPFVISADELDMRTKLRINGENRYLDGKTFSSASTLSKAVRKSMENETHVYTEGTARFIYGHGHNSAQKHN, from the exons ATGGGTGACATTTCTTATTCCAATGGCAATGGAAATGGAGTGaatgggaatgggaatgggTATGTAGTGAATGGAATTGGGAATGGAGTAAATGGAACTGAAAATGGAGTGAATGGAAAATTCCATCCAGTACTGAATGGCTACCGGAAGAGCTGCTGGTACGaggaagaaattgaagaaaactTAAGATGGAGCTTTGCTCTTAATAG TATCCTGCATACAGGAGCTACTCCATTCCAAGACATTGCTTTGTTGGACACAAAGCCCTTTGGAAAG GCTTTGGTCATTGatggaaagcttcaaagtgctGAGACTGATGAATTTATCTACCATGAATGTCTTTGCCATCCAGCACTTCTTCATCATCCAAA TCCAACCAACATCTTCATCATGGGAGGAGGCGAAGGCTCCACTGCCAGAGAACTTCTGAGACACAAGACTGTGGAGAAGGTTGTCATGTGTGACATTGATGAG GAGGTGGTGGAGTTCTGCAAATCATTTTTGGATGTAAACAGAGAAGCTTTCTGTGATGCAAGACTCAAGCTCATCATCAATGATGCCAG GGCTGAACTAGAACACACAGAAAACCACTATGATGTGATCATTGGAGATCTTGCAGACCCAATAGAAGGAGGACCATGTTATAAACTCTACACCAAATCTTTCTATGAGTTAATTGTCAAACCTAGACTCACTAAGGATGGCATTTTTGTCACACAG GCTGGTCCTGCTGGAATATTCAGCCACACAGAAGTATTCTCTTGCATCTACAATACTTTAAGGCAGGTCTTCAAAT ATGTTGTGCCTTATTCAGCTCATATTCCTTCTTATGCTGATACTTGGGGATGGATAATG GCTTCAGATACCCCATTTGTGATTAGTGCTGATGAACTAGACATGAGAACTAAACTGAGGATCAATGGGGAGAACAGATACCTAGATGGGAAAACCTTTTCATCAGCCTCTACCTTAAGCAAAGCCGTTCGTAAATC gatgGAAAATGAGACTCATGTATATACAGAAGGAACTGCAAGGTTCATATATGGTCATGGTCATAATAGTGCCCAAAAACACAATTAA